From Apium graveolens cultivar Ventura chromosome 9, ASM990537v1, whole genome shotgun sequence, the proteins below share one genomic window:
- the LOC141687050 gene encoding uncharacterized protein LOC141687050, whose product MLISRCAAIYVVTRVNSSKNGCICRANNPTEQPTEKKYRRDSLFIDKDGKLTHYNHKNVSRKKGGSLRGKGWKYGSGFVDGIFPVLSPVAQQMLNFLKRETNKDRIWAALDTLPPTNTTWDDIISVAVQLRMSKKWESIILMCEWILYKSSFRPDIICYNLLIDAYGQKSQYKKAESLYLGLLEARCIPTEDTYALLIRAYCTSGLQERAEAVCIEMRKNGLPPNTIVYNAYINGLIRGRNTSKAIEIFQRMKNEQCQPSTDTYTMLINLYGKANKSYMALKIFHEMKSQKCTPDICTYTALVNAFARDGLCEKAEEIFEQLQEAGYEPDVYAYNALMEAYSRAGFPYGAAEVFSLMQHMGCEPDRASYNIMMDAYGRAGLHEDAKSVFDEMKRLGMTPTMKSHMLLLSAYSKVGNVPKCEDIVNQMHKSGVEPDTFVLNSMLNLYGHAGQFEKMEEVLNAMENGPYATDISTFNILINIYGRAGFFDKMEEIFQSLPARNLKPDVKTWTSRLGAYSRKKQYMKCLEIFEEMITEGCYPDGGTAKVLLSACSSEEQIAQVTAIIRTMHKDMKIASPA is encoded by the exons AT GTTGATTTCCAGATGTGCAGCAATTTATGTTGTCACCAGGGTGAACTCTTCTAAGAATGGTTGTATTTGCAGAGCAAATAATCCAACTGAGCAGCCTACTGAAAAGAAGTATAGACGTGACAGTCTTTTCATTGATAAAGATGGAAAGTTAACACACTATAACCATAAAAATGTGTCACGAAAAAAAG GTGGTTCTTTAAGAGGAAAAGGATGGAAATATGGATCTGGTTTTGTCGATGGTATATTCCCAGTGTTGAGCCCGGTTGCTCAGCAGATGCTGAACTTCTTGAAGAGAGAAACAAATAAAGATAGGATCTGGGCTGCCCTTGACACGCTTCCTCCCACGAATACCACTTGGGATGACATAATCAGTGTAGCTGTTCAACTTCGTATGAGCAAAAAGTGGGAGTCTATCATATTG ATGTGTGAGTGGATATTGTACAAGAGTTCTTTCCGGCCTGATATCATCTGCTACAATTTGCTTATAGATGCTTATGGGCAAAAGTCACAATATAAGAAGGCAGAATCCCTATATTTAGGACTTCTTGAAGCAAGATGTATCCCTACTGAAGATACTTATGCCCTCCTTATAAGGGCTTACTGCACATCTGGACTACAAGAGAGAGCTGAAGCAGTCTGTATCGAGATGAGGAAAAATGGCCTTCCCCCAA ATACAATCGTGTACAATGCCTATATCAATGGGCTGATCAGAGGAAGAAACACGTCAAAAGCAATAGAGATTTTTCAAAGGATGAAGAATGAGCAGTGCCAGCCATCTACCGACACATATACAATGTTGATTAACTTGTATGGAAAG GCAAATAAGTCCTACATGGCCTTGAAGATTTTTCACGAAATGAAAAGTCAGAAGTGTACGCCTGATATCTGCACATACACTGCTCTAGTGAATGCATTTGCTAGGGATGGACTTTGTGAAAAAGCAGAGGAAATATTCGAGCAGCTACAGGAAGCTGGGTACGAACCCGATGTTTATGCTTATAATGCCCTCATGGAAGCTTACAG TCGTGCGGGCTTTCCTTATGGCGCAGCAGAAGTATTCTCTCTGATGCAGCACATGGGGTGTGAACCAGACCGCGCTTCATACAATATCATGATGGATGCATATGGAAGAGCTGGTCTCCATGAAG ATGCAAAATCTgtttttgatgaaatgaagagGCTAGGAATGACACCGACAATGAAGTCCCACATGCTTCTGTTATCAGCCTACTCGAAAGTTGGCAACGTACCCAAATGTGAAGACATTGTGAACCAGATGCATAAATCTGGTGTGGAGCCAGATACATTTGTTCTCAATAGTATGCTAAACCTGTACGGCCATGCAGGCCAGTTTGAAAAGATGGAAGAAGTCTTGAACGCCATGGAAAACGGACCATATGCAACAGATATCAGCACATTCAACATTCTGATCAACATATATGGTAGGGCTGGATTTTTCGACAAAATGGAGGAGATTTTCCAATCACTTCCTGCCAGAAACTTAAAACCAGATGTAAAGACGTGGACATCGCGCCTTGGAGCATACTCTAGGAAGAAACAATACATGAAATGCTTAGAAATATTCGAGGAAATGATTACGGAGGGATGTTATCCAGATGGAGGAACTGCTAAAGTACTTCTTTCAGCTTGTTCAAGCGAGGAGCAGATTGCACAAGTTACTGCTATAATTAGAACAATGCACAAGGACATGAAGATCGCCTCGCCAGCTTGA